One part of the Microlunatus elymi genome encodes these proteins:
- a CDS encoding glycosyltransferase, with protein MQDGSQSVIGVVVVNYGSTGLLRRNLAGLAGVPGCRVVVVDNYSGEAERDRVAELCHELGWTAVLLDTNAGFGAGVNAGLAAARRAGADAYLLINPDATIDSDTLAAFHDHVRAHPLDLVAPKVLRPDGSTWSAGMAVELPTGRMRGRPGLRDIRRHESAWVSGACLAFSETLRQRVGGMPDGYFLYWEDVDFSLRVRRVGGRPVVREDLVVTHSEGGTQRDDHDRRLSNRYYFYNCRNRLVFASRQLGRRQRLNWMITTPRESWLILLRGGRRQLLHSPAPLIASVAGSLAGLGIAARSMRSPVRRDGISDTAEPALRRAQEPRVEDADASPIVALMSFPATPPKANPYRLLLERGLRKAPGLKIKYFSWRTALLGDYDVFHVHWPEILLEGSTPAKTAARRVLFAIFLARMRIRRIAIVRTMHNLELPSGIDPIEVALLRAAERQTAVWIRLNTSTELPAGRPGVTVLHGHYRDWYGSQQKSTMVAGRIVFYGLVRRYKGVPALVRAFTESPDPTLSLEVLGRPSTTELADEIIQAAGKDQRVRLRLEFVEDPELVRGVTEAELVVLPYAEMHNSAAVLTALSLDRPVLVPDNEVNHKLAAEVGPGWVHTYSGPISAQTITAALSDLRQHPPADWPDLEQRDWDLGGLQHADAYRLARRWVHRRRQ; from the coding sequence ATGCAGGACGGATCGCAATCAGTGATCGGCGTCGTGGTGGTGAACTACGGCTCGACCGGGCTGCTGAGACGCAACCTGGCCGGATTGGCCGGCGTACCGGGTTGCCGGGTCGTGGTGGTGGACAACTATTCCGGTGAGGCCGAACGTGACCGGGTCGCCGAACTGTGTCACGAGCTCGGCTGGACCGCGGTGCTGTTGGACACCAACGCCGGCTTCGGCGCGGGAGTGAATGCCGGGCTCGCGGCTGCCCGCCGGGCCGGTGCGGACGCGTACCTGTTGATCAACCCGGATGCAACGATCGATTCAGACACGCTGGCTGCCTTTCATGATCATGTACGCGCGCATCCGCTGGACCTGGTTGCACCCAAGGTCCTGCGCCCGGACGGCAGCACTTGGTCGGCGGGGATGGCAGTGGAGTTGCCGACGGGCAGGATGCGCGGGCGACCTGGGTTGCGCGACATTCGTCGGCATGAATCAGCCTGGGTCAGCGGCGCGTGCCTGGCGTTCTCCGAGACATTGCGGCAACGGGTCGGCGGCATGCCCGACGGCTACTTCCTTTACTGGGAAGACGTTGACTTCAGCCTGCGCGTCCGTCGGGTCGGTGGCCGGCCGGTAGTCCGCGAGGACCTCGTGGTCACCCACAGCGAGGGCGGCACCCAACGCGATGATCATGACCGCCGGCTGTCCAACCGCTACTACTTCTACAACTGCCGCAATCGGCTGGTCTTCGCGTCCCGGCAGCTCGGCCGTCGGCAGCGGTTGAACTGGATGATCACGACTCCGCGCGAGAGCTGGCTGATCTTGCTCCGCGGTGGTCGACGACAGCTGTTGCACTCCCCCGCCCCACTGATCGCCAGCGTTGCCGGATCGTTGGCAGGGTTGGGAATCGCGGCCCGCTCGATGCGATCCCCCGTGCGTCGAGACGGGATATCCGATACCGCGGAGCCGGCCCTTCGACGAGCTCAGGAACCTCGGGTGGAGGATGCGGATGCGAGTCCGATCGTCGCGCTGATGTCGTTTCCGGCGACGCCGCCCAAGGCCAACCCGTACCGGCTGTTGCTCGAACGCGGATTGCGCAAGGCACCCGGGTTGAAGATCAAGTACTTCTCCTGGCGAACCGCGCTGCTGGGCGACTACGACGTGTTTCACGTGCACTGGCCGGAGATTCTGCTGGAAGGAAGTACGCCTGCGAAGACGGCGGCCCGGCGGGTGCTGTTCGCGATCTTCCTGGCCCGGATGCGGATCCGGCGGATCGCGATCGTGCGCACGATGCACAACCTCGAATTGCCCAGCGGCATCGACCCGATCGAGGTCGCGTTGCTTCGGGCCGCGGAACGTCAGACCGCCGTCTGGATCCGGTTGAACACGAGCACCGAGTTGCCTGCCGGCCGGCCGGGAGTCACCGTGCTGCACGGTCACTACCGGGACTGGTACGGCAGCCAGCAGAAGTCGACCATGGTCGCCGGTCGGATCGTGTTCTACGGGCTGGTCCGCCGCTACAAGGGTGTTCCGGCGTTGGTGCGGGCCTTCACCGAGAGCCCCGACCCAACCCTCAGCCTGGAGGTGCTGGGCCGTCCGTCGACGACCGAGTTGGCCGACGAGATCATCCAGGCGGCCGGCAAGGACCAGCGCGTCCGGCTGCGGCTGGAGTTCGTCGAGGATCCCGAACTGGTACGAGGGGTGACCGAGGCCGAGCTGGTGGTACTGCCGTACGCCGAGATGCACAACTCGGCCGCGGTGTTGACCGCGCTGTCGCTGGATCGTCCGGTGCTGGTGCCCGACAACGAGGTCAACCACAAGCTCGCCGCCGAGGTCGGGCCCGGTTGGGTGCACACCTACTCCGGGCCGATCAGTGCCCAGACGATCACTGCCGCGCTGAGCGACCTCCGGCAGCATCCGCCCGCCGACTGGCCGGATCTGGAACAACGGGACTGGGATCTGGGCGGCCTGCAGCACGCGGACGCCTACCGGCTGGCCCGCCGGTGGGTTCACCGCCGACGACAGTGA
- a CDS encoding DinB family protein, whose product MDEQCEHCGFDYGSVASATAARAIRFEAGELADRLAHSDPVAVTRRPGGEWSALEYGGHVRDVLLVQRERVLAARLHSGHTIIPMGRDERVEWREYEGIDAGQLEAEIRMTADWLARSLEAMDEDDWSRTVVYNYPQPATKTLRWLAAHTVHELVHHRQDVERLLDQSR is encoded by the coding sequence ATGGATGAGCAGTGCGAACACTGTGGATTCGACTACGGTTCGGTCGCTTCCGCCACGGCCGCCAGGGCGATTCGCTTCGAGGCCGGAGAGCTGGCCGACCGACTCGCCCACTCCGATCCGGTTGCGGTGACGCGTCGTCCAGGTGGCGAATGGTCGGCACTGGAATACGGCGGGCACGTTCGTGATGTGCTGCTCGTGCAGCGCGAACGCGTACTCGCTGCGAGACTCCATTCCGGTCACACCATCATCCCGATGGGCCGCGATGAACGCGTCGAATGGCGCGAGTACGAGGGTATCGATGCCGGCCAGCTCGAGGCCGAGATCCGCATGACCGCCGACTGGCTGGCGCGTTCTCTCGAGGCGATGGACGAGGACGACTGGTCTCGTACCGTTGTCTACAACTATCCCCAGCCGGCCACCAAGACGTTGCGATGGCTAGCCGCCCACACCGTTCACGAGTTGGTGCATCACCGCCAGGACGTCGAGCGGCTCCTCGACCAGTCCCGCTGA
- a CDS encoding zinc-dependent metalloprotease codes for MSTAMVDWNVAVKTARKLVKPGPEISMEGALSAVAELRDAAERAETYVQQVTGLTVPSATAPVLVVDRPGWIQANADAFKTIMEPLNVRASQRLAATRGGAQLQQVSSRVSGAEVGALLSYLAPKILGQFDPFYPGEPGEAGGRLLLVAPNVVMVERELKLDPADFRLWVCLHEETHRVQFTAVPWLREYLNDQVEQIVGTTDLEPGVVLEMIKNAVGKVGEAIRGNQEISIVDLVQTPAQRETVERITAVMSLLEGHADVVMDSVGPSVVPSVDTIRARFNVRRQAQGIDRLVRKLLGLDAKMRQYRDGAKFCNQVIDAVGMDGFNRVWIGPQTLPTPAEIADPSLWVKRVHGTSPKGS; via the coding sequence ATGAGTACAGCGATGGTCGACTGGAACGTCGCGGTCAAGACCGCCCGCAAACTGGTCAAGCCCGGCCCGGAGATCTCGATGGAGGGTGCGTTGTCCGCGGTTGCGGAGCTGCGCGATGCCGCCGAACGTGCCGAGACCTACGTGCAGCAGGTGACCGGACTGACCGTGCCGAGCGCCACCGCGCCGGTGCTGGTGGTCGATCGGCCGGGCTGGATCCAGGCGAACGCCGACGCCTTCAAGACGATCATGGAACCGCTGAACGTCCGCGCAAGTCAGCGGCTGGCGGCCACTCGCGGCGGCGCCCAGCTGCAGCAGGTCAGCTCGCGGGTGAGCGGCGCCGAGGTCGGCGCGCTGCTGAGCTATCTGGCACCGAAGATCCTCGGTCAGTTCGACCCGTTCTATCCCGGCGAGCCGGGGGAGGCGGGCGGCCGGCTGCTCCTGGTCGCACCGAACGTGGTGATGGTGGAACGCGAGCTCAAACTCGATCCGGCCGACTTCCGGCTGTGGGTCTGCCTGCACGAGGAGACCCACCGGGTGCAGTTCACCGCGGTGCCGTGGTTGCGCGAATACCTCAATGACCAGGTGGAACAGATCGTCGGCACCACCGACCTGGAACCGGGCGTCGTGCTGGAGATGATCAAGAACGCGGTCGGCAAGGTCGGGGAGGCGATCCGCGGCAACCAGGAGATCTCGATCGTCGATCTGGTGCAGACGCCGGCCCAGCGGGAGACGGTGGAACGGATCACCGCGGTGATGAGTCTGCTCGAGGGGCACGCGGATGTAGTGATGGACAGCGTCGGGCCGAGCGTGGTGCCGTCGGTGGATACCATCCGAGCCCGGTTCAATGTACGCCGGCAGGCGCAGGGCATCGATCGGCTGGTACGCAAGCTGCTCGGTCTGGACGCGAAGATGCGGCAGTACCGGGACGGCGCGAAATTCTGCAACCAGGTCATCGACGCCGTCGGCATGGACGGCTTCAACCGGGTGTGGATCGGGCCGCAGACACTGCCGACGCCGGCCGAGATCGCCGACCCGTCACTTTGGGTCAAGCGGGTCCACGGCACCTCGCCCAAGGGATCCTGA
- the tilS gene encoding tRNA lysidine(34) synthetase TilS has translation MARKALGPATLQVVQAVRAMAERPIVAAVSGGGDSLALAFAVAEVARKLGLDHSAVTVDHGLQAGSAERARLVQDQLLRFGYPDVVLRRVELTPDAGPEADARTARYRVLEAEAAERNADLFLGHTLDDQAETVLLGLARGSGVRSLAGMAPRSGRRVRPLLGVHRATTQACCVELGLEVWNDPHNSDPRFTRSRLRQRVLPSLENDLGPGVAEALARTAELARADADLLDRLAEELHAAATAGPQPPNLEVINDEVPSANRGSRKVPVGPALNCPILAAAEPALRGRVIKRWLLDCGARDIALQHVRAVESLIIDWHGQRQVQLPGMTVCRRAGDLLASAAGSTPRR, from the coding sequence ATGGCTCGTAAGGCACTCGGCCCCGCGACGCTGCAGGTCGTCCAAGCCGTACGCGCGATGGCCGAACGCCCGATCGTCGCCGCCGTCTCCGGCGGCGGCGATTCGCTCGCCCTGGCCTTCGCAGTCGCCGAGGTCGCCCGCAAGCTCGGCCTCGACCACTCGGCGGTCACTGTTGATCACGGACTGCAGGCTGGGTCGGCGGAGCGAGCCCGCCTGGTTCAAGATCAACTACTACGGTTCGGCTATCCCGACGTCGTGCTTCGACGGGTCGAGTTGACCCCGGACGCCGGGCCGGAAGCCGATGCACGTACTGCTCGCTATCGAGTGCTGGAAGCAGAAGCAGCCGAACGCAACGCGGATCTGTTCCTCGGCCACACTCTGGATGATCAGGCCGAGACCGTACTGCTGGGCCTGGCCCGCGGATCCGGTGTCCGGTCACTGGCGGGGATGGCGCCGCGATCAGGTCGCAGGGTTCGTCCCCTGCTCGGGGTGCATCGAGCTACAACGCAGGCTTGTTGCGTCGAACTCGGCCTTGAGGTCTGGAACGATCCGCACAACAGCGATCCCCGGTTCACCCGCTCCCGACTGCGACAGCGAGTGCTGCCGAGTCTGGAGAATGATCTTGGTCCCGGTGTCGCCGAAGCCCTGGCCCGAACCGCCGAACTGGCCCGCGCCGATGCCGATCTGCTGGACCGGTTGGCCGAGGAACTCCACGCGGCTGCCACCGCCGGGCCCCAGCCGCCCAACCTGGAGGTGATCAACGACGAGGTGCCTTCCGCGAACCGCGGATCGCGGAAGGTCCCGGTTGGTCCGGCGCTCAACTGCCCGATCCTCGCAGCCGCCGAGCCGGCGTTGCGGGGCCGGGTGATCAAACGCTGGTTGCTCGATTGTGGTGCCCGCGACATCGCGCTGCAGCATGTTCGTGCGGTCGAGTCGTTGATCATCGACTGGCACGGTCAGCGCCAGGTCCAGTTGCCGGGGATGACGGTCTGCCGCCGCGCCGGAGATCTGCTGGCGTCGGCCGCAGGTTCAACTCCTCGGCGGTAA
- a CDS encoding pyridoxamine 5'-phosphate oxidase family protein, whose amino-acid sequence MITIDSQRASWQEFSEIVARLNYLVLATADDDGLPWASPVFFRMNEIGDVFWVSAPGSRHSSNIAARDAVAATVFDSTAPVGAASAAYLVGHASLVHHAGIAEGLGTLNRGLPEPNQLDELEVTGAGKLRIFRMRVTDRWILVRGSDPRTETEVDARIPVEPPH is encoded by the coding sequence ATGATCACCATCGATTCGCAGCGCGCGTCCTGGCAGGAATTCAGCGAGATCGTGGCCAGGCTGAACTATCTGGTGCTGGCCACCGCGGACGACGACGGGCTGCCCTGGGCGTCGCCGGTGTTCTTCCGGATGAACGAGATCGGCGACGTCTTCTGGGTGTCCGCGCCCGGGAGCAGGCATTCGAGCAACATCGCTGCCCGGGACGCGGTCGCGGCCACCGTCTTCGACTCGACCGCGCCGGTCGGTGCCGCGTCGGCGGCATACCTCGTCGGACACGCGTCCCTGGTTCATCACGCCGGGATCGCCGAGGGGCTGGGGACGCTCAACCGCGGATTGCCCGAGCCGAACCAGCTGGACGAGCTCGAGGTGACCGGCGCCGGGAAGCTGCGCATCTTTCGGATGCGGGTGACCGACCGGTGGATCCTGGTCCGCGGCAGTGACCCGCGCACCGAGACCGAAGTGGACGCGCGGATCCCGGTCGAACCGCCGCACTGA
- a CDS encoding class I SAM-dependent methyltransferase produces MTDDPFGDPRLAALYDADNPAGEDHDYFRRTAGRAGVRRIVDLGCGTGLLTVTLAGPDRTVLGIDPSRTMLDLAKARPGHDQVIWQYGDASVLDALLHPGSVDLVIMSGNTAQHIVGADWHRTLRSVARVLRPGGVLTFETRNPTARAWESWSAENTMATRDTDHGPLTEWLEITAVTGFDDGNGGQLTFAAHNVFEATGEHVVFTTVLAFRTRTELTADLADAGLRIESIAGGWRNEPLTDTSRLLVVTATRSG; encoded by the coding sequence GTGACCGATGATCCGTTCGGTGATCCCCGGCTGGCCGCGTTGTACGACGCGGACAACCCGGCCGGCGAAGATCACGACTACTTCCGCCGGACGGCCGGCCGGGCCGGCGTCCGCAGAATTGTTGATCTTGGTTGCGGCACCGGGCTGCTGACCGTGACGCTGGCCGGCCCGGATCGTACGGTGCTGGGAATCGACCCGTCGCGAACCATGTTGGACCTCGCCAAGGCCCGGCCCGGACATGATCAGGTGATCTGGCAGTACGGCGATGCCAGTGTGCTGGACGCGTTGCTGCACCCCGGCTCGGTCGATCTGGTGATCATGTCCGGCAACACCGCCCAGCACATCGTCGGCGCGGATTGGCACCGTACGTTGCGATCGGTCGCGCGAGTCCTCCGACCGGGCGGAGTGCTGACCTTCGAGACCCGCAATCCGACCGCTCGGGCCTGGGAGTCCTGGTCAGCGGAGAACACCATGGCCACTCGCGATACCGATCATGGTCCGCTGACCGAATGGCTCGAGATCACCGCGGTCACCGGCTTCGACGACGGCAACGGCGGCCAGCTGACGTTTGCGGCGCACAACGTCTTCGAGGCCACCGGCGAGCACGTCGTCTTCACTACTGTGCTGGCCTTTCGGACGCGTACGGAGTTGACCGCCGACCTGGCCGATGCCGGGCTGCGGATCGAATCAATCGCCGGCGGTTGGCGGAACGAACCACTGACCGACACCAGCCGGTTGTTGGTGGTGACCGCAACCCGTTCCGGTTGA
- a CDS encoding DinB family protein, translating to MSDESPAGYAGLWLPPERDPRPNRSTPDGELATYRDYLRQYRLTLELKCQDLTPEQLATASVPPSNLSLLGLVRHMAAVEDGWFVRVLQGQWDRPRMYRSESDHDLDFNGAAGTEECRDDAFATWHRVITNAETWLGTRSDDSLGERVRLPDGGESASVRDILVHLIEEYARHCGHADLLRECIDGRTGL from the coding sequence ATGAGTGATGAATCGCCGGCGGGGTATGCGGGGTTGTGGCTGCCGCCGGAACGGGATCCGCGGCCGAACCGGAGCACGCCGGACGGGGAACTCGCCACCTATCGCGACTATCTGCGGCAGTACCGGCTCACCCTCGAGCTGAAGTGTCAGGACCTGACGCCGGAGCAGCTGGCAACCGCTAGCGTGCCGCCGAGCAACCTGTCACTGCTCGGGCTGGTCCGACACATGGCGGCCGTCGAGGACGGTTGGTTCGTCCGGGTGCTGCAGGGGCAGTGGGATCGGCCGCGGATGTATCGCAGCGAATCCGATCACGACCTCGACTTCAACGGCGCGGCCGGCACCGAGGAGTGCCGCGATGACGCGTTCGCGACCTGGCATCGGGTGATCACGAACGCCGAGACCTGGCTGGGGACCAGATCCGACGACAGTCTCGGCGAACGCGTCCGCCTGCCCGACGGCGGCGAGTCCGCCAGTGTCCGCGACATCCTCGTACATCTGATTGAGGAGTACGCCCGGCATTGTGGCCACGCAGACCTGCTTCGGGAGTGCATCGACGGCCGTACGGGGTTGTGA
- the hpt gene encoding hypoxanthine phosphoribosyltransferase: MDDAHVGNELTQVLYTPEDLSARLKEVSAEIDQEYKDKDLLLVGVLSGAVMVMADLSRALTIHCEMDWMAISSYGSGTQSSGVVRILKDLNTDIADRHVLIVEDIIDTGLTLSYLVSNLRSRGPASLEIMTMFRKPEAAKSDVDVRWVGFDIPNEFVVGYGLDYDGRYRNLTSVGTLSPHIYS; this comes from the coding sequence GTGGATGACGCGCACGTCGGCAATGAACTGACGCAGGTCCTGTACACCCCCGAGGATCTCTCGGCCCGGCTGAAGGAAGTGTCGGCCGAGATCGATCAGGAGTACAAGGACAAGGACCTACTCCTGGTCGGCGTCCTGAGTGGTGCGGTGATGGTGATGGCCGACCTGTCCCGGGCGCTGACCATCCACTGCGAGATGGACTGGATGGCCATCTCCTCCTACGGCTCCGGCACTCAGTCCTCGGGCGTGGTCCGCATCCTCAAGGACCTGAACACCGACATCGCCGATCGGCACGTACTGATCGTCGAGGACATCATCGACACCGGTCTGACCCTGTCGTACCTGGTCAGCAATCTGCGTTCGCGCGGACCGGCGAGCCTGGAGATCATGACCATGTTCCGCAAGCCCGAAGCGGCCAAGAGCGACGTGGACGTGCGCTGGGTCGGCTTCGACATCCCGAACGAGTTCGTCGTCGGGTACGGGTTGGATTACGACGGCCGCTACCGCAACCTCACCTCGGTCGGCACCCTGTCGCCGCACATCTACAGCTGA